A region of Streptomyces paludis DNA encodes the following proteins:
- a CDS encoding amidase produces the protein MSDSGGNRRALNRRVFLAGSAAASAAAVSGIALAPPAAAAPVASRTPPPTPPHLPDIDVRDAARRDPTEATLAEAAVLMGRRKLKATTLVEAYLDRIATYDSTYQAYSEVTGKSALAAARAADRLGGRRGVLRGIPLCIKDNYFTRGVPTRCNSYIFEDFVPDYDATAVARLTAAGGIVLGKGQMGPLATTRATTPNGTVTTVNAWTPDNPATDPGGSSTGPATAVAGRLAASSIGTQTGGSIVLPANRQNLTGLKPTMGRVSAYGVIPLSYTRDHPGPLARDAMDAALMLAVLAGPDPHDPRTQGLPRLPDLVRAATPVVSKGKVRLRRATRIGVPADFLNTATEVRKAFLDRLSAIPGVTLVNVTYPDDWSLLTGSFNDARLAERTEPFRHWLREDPAKFGVSLLSWLQGLMLSGDEWITAQRAKNHLLREVLDGVMARCDVLLQTGPVPFDILGLPEIAFPVGFTAGAVPAGVILGGQPYEEDRLLEVAAAYQAVTDWHTRRPANPARTAATANGRSAASATAAGRPRLTAEQAAASSA, from the coding sequence GTGAGTGACTCCGGCGGTAACAGAAGAGCCCTCAACCGGCGTGTCTTTCTGGCCGGTTCGGCCGCCGCGTCGGCCGCCGCCGTCAGCGGGATCGCGCTCGCGCCGCCCGCCGCCGCCGCGCCGGTCGCCTCCCGTACGCCTCCGCCCACACCGCCGCACCTCCCCGACATCGACGTACGGGACGCGGCCCGCCGCGATCCGACCGAGGCGACGCTCGCCGAGGCCGCCGTCCTGATGGGGCGGCGCAAGCTGAAGGCGACCACGCTGGTCGAGGCGTATCTCGACCGGATCGCGACCTACGACTCCACCTATCAGGCGTACTCCGAGGTGACCGGCAAGTCGGCGCTCGCCGCCGCGCGCGCCGCCGACCGGCTCGGCGGCCGGCGCGGGGTCCTCCGTGGCATCCCGCTCTGCATCAAGGACAACTACTTCACGCGCGGCGTCCCGACGCGCTGCAACTCCTACATCTTCGAGGACTTCGTCCCGGACTACGACGCCACCGCCGTCGCCCGGCTGACCGCCGCCGGCGGGATCGTCCTCGGCAAGGGGCAGATGGGGCCGCTGGCCACCACTCGCGCGACAACGCCGAACGGTACGGTCACCACCGTCAACGCCTGGACCCCGGACAACCCCGCCACCGATCCCGGCGGTTCGTCCACCGGGCCCGCCACGGCCGTCGCCGGGCGGCTGGCCGCGTCGTCGATCGGCACCCAGACCGGCGGCTCGATCGTCCTGCCGGCCAACCGGCAGAACCTGACCGGGCTCAAGCCCACCATGGGCCGGGTCTCCGCGTACGGCGTGATCCCGCTCTCGTACACCCGCGACCACCCGGGACCGCTGGCGCGCGACGCGATGGACGCGGCGCTGATGCTCGCCGTACTCGCCGGGCCCGATCCGCACGACCCGCGTACGCAGGGGCTGCCGCGACTGCCCGATCTCGTACGGGCGGCCACCCCGGTCGTCTCGAAAGGCAAGGTACGGCTGCGGCGGGCCACCAGGATCGGCGTGCCCGCGGACTTCCTCAACACCGCGACCGAGGTCCGCAAGGCGTTCCTGGACCGGTTGAGCGCCATTCCCGGGGTCACGCTGGTCAATGTCACCTATCCGGATGACTGGTCGCTGCTGACCGGTTCGTTCAACGACGCCCGGCTGGCCGAGCGGACCGAGCCGTTCCGGCACTGGCTGCGGGAGGACCCGGCCAAGTTCGGGGTCTCGCTGCTCAGCTGGCTCCAGGGGCTGATGCTCTCCGGCGACGAGTGGATCACCGCGCAGCGCGCCAAGAACCATCTGCTGCGGGAGGTGCTGGACGGGGTCATGGCGCGCTGTGACGTACTGCTCCAGACCGGGCCCGTGCCGTTCGACATCCTGGGCCTGCCCGAGATCGCGTTCCCGGTGGGCTTCACGGCGGGCGCCGTCCCGGCCGGCGTCATCCTCGGCGGCCAGCCGTACGAGGAGGACCGGCTGCTGGAGGTCGCGGCGGCGTACCAGGCGGTGACCGACTGGCACACCCGCCGCCCGGCGAACCCGGCCCGTACTGCGGCGACGGCGAACGGCCGGAGCGCGGCGTCCGCGACCGCCGCCGGCCGGCCGCGGCTCACGGCGGAACAGGCGGCGGCGAGCAGCGCCTGA
- a CDS encoding MFS transporter, with protein MTNEGGVLRDRNAALYLSGVVVSGFGTSAMWLAAGVWVKSLTGSDSLAALTVFAMWAPVLAGPVLGAVADRMRRRPLLIGCNLAMTVPLCALLAVDTADRVWILFCVLFLYGVSGVIQDAAETALVATVVDRRLLGAFNGLRLTANEAMKLLAPLAGAALYAHFGGPTVALLDAATFTLAAGLFALMRVREEHPTKRRGGGPGTGPGPGADHGADHGSGPGPDPRTAASMRLLWRTPTVRPLLLAASVTMLFAGLNGAAIYAVVDRGLGHSPTYVGVLYAVQGAGPVLAGLLAGPLLRRVPERVFAGAGIGVFALSVGARAVPYDAVVLASAVGVGLGLPCVLVAALTAVQREIPDALLGRASATANTLVYAPNAVALALGAALIAAVEPAVLLPVTGAAGLLTAYVLVRTVRPGGGPAEGGPAAPRSLPS; from the coding sequence GTGACGAACGAGGGCGGAGTCCTGCGGGACCGGAACGCGGCGCTGTATCTGTCCGGCGTGGTCGTGTCCGGTTTCGGTACGTCAGCGATGTGGCTGGCGGCCGGAGTCTGGGTCAAGTCACTGACCGGATCGGACAGCCTGGCCGCGCTCACGGTCTTCGCGATGTGGGCGCCGGTGCTGGCGGGCCCCGTTCTGGGCGCGGTAGCCGACCGAATGCGCCGACGCCCCCTGCTGATCGGCTGCAACCTGGCGATGACCGTACCGCTCTGCGCACTGCTGGCCGTCGACACGGCGGACCGCGTCTGGATCCTGTTCTGCGTGCTGTTCCTGTACGGGGTGAGCGGCGTAATCCAGGACGCGGCGGAGACCGCGCTGGTCGCCACGGTGGTCGACCGGCGACTGCTGGGCGCCTTCAACGGACTGCGCCTCACCGCCAACGAGGCCATGAAACTACTCGCCCCCCTGGCAGGCGCAGCCCTCTACGCCCACTTCGGCGGCCCAACGGTAGCGCTGCTGGACGCCGCGACCTTCACCCTGGCCGCCGGGCTCTTCGCACTGATGCGGGTACGGGAGGAACACCCGACGAAGCGCCGGGGCGGGGGTCCGGGTACGGGTCCAGGCCCGGGCGCAGACCACGGCGCAGACCACGGCTCCGGTCCCGGCCCCGACCCCCGCACCGCCGCGTCCATGCGTCTCCTGTGGCGGACGCCCACGGTGCGTCCGCTGCTTCTCGCCGCGTCCGTCACCATGCTGTTCGCCGGGCTCAACGGTGCCGCGATCTACGCGGTCGTGGACCGGGGGCTCGGTCACTCCCCCACGTACGTGGGGGTGTTGTACGCGGTGCAGGGCGCCGGTCCCGTGCTGGCGGGGCTGTTGGCCGGGCCGCTGTTGCGCCGGGTGCCGGAGCGGGTGTTCGCCGGTGCTGGGATCGGCGTGTTCGCGCTGTCCGTCGGGGCGCGGGCGGTGCCGTACGACGCGGTGGTGCTGGCGAGCGCCGTCGGGGTGGGGCTCGGGCTGCCGTGTGTGCTGGTCGCCGCGCTGACGGCGGTCCAGCGCGAGATCCCGGACGCGCTCCTCGGGCGCGCGTCCGCCACCGCCAACACCCTGGTCTACGCGCCGAACGCGGTCGCCCTCGCCCTCGGCGCCGCGCTCATCGCCGCCGTGGAACCGGCCGTACTTCTGCCGGTGACGGGCGCGGCCGGTCTGCTGACGGCATACGTGCTGGTCCGAACGGTACGGCCCGGCGGCGGACCGGCTGAGGGCGGGCCGGCGGCACCGCGTAGCCTGCCATCATGA
- a CDS encoding (2Fe-2S) ferredoxin domain-containing protein produces MSRRSLPPRTPGATRPTVTVCRGCCCGTPKVPGVDHAAQLAELRRSLAEDARVRPVPCLDACEHANVIVVQPSAAGRAAGGRPVWLGLVNDPDASADIAEWIRAGGPGLADPPGILDLYAFRPSRRAREELDG; encoded by the coding sequence ATGAGCCGACGCTCCCTGCCCCCTCGTACACCGGGAGCCACCCGGCCCACCGTCACGGTCTGCCGGGGCTGCTGCTGCGGCACCCCGAAGGTCCCGGGCGTCGATCACGCCGCCCAGCTCGCCGAGTTGCGCCGGTCGCTCGCGGAGGACGCCCGGGTCCGCCCGGTGCCCTGCCTGGACGCCTGCGAACACGCCAATGTCATCGTCGTCCAGCCGTCCGCCGCCGGCCGCGCGGCCGGTGGCCGGCCCGTCTGGCTGGGCCTGGTCAACGACCCCGACGCCTCGGCCGACATCGCGGAGTGGATCCGGGCGGGCGGCCCCGGCCTCGCAGACCCGCCCGGCATCCTCGATCTGTACGCCTTCCGCCCGTCCCGCCGCGCCCGCGAGGAACTCGACGGCTGA